From Micromonospora sp. NBC_01699, a single genomic window includes:
- a CDS encoding ROK family protein yields MTIRSTTARPVGAATALPAPTGRPDAAKPHGPRLLGIDFGGTKMAIGVADAEGRLLTSERVPTYAERGAPQALERALDLAEKLIAEVGGPVAAAGVASPGVVRPDGIDLAPNVPGWERLRLADAVRDRLGVETVRVDNDLNAAALAELRLGALRGVDPGLVIGLGTGVAAAVTVRGAVVVGHHGAAGEIGYAVTGDGFPGTMLESIFSGRALDQLAQRLAIPDGAAGLSARAVGPGPVRDALLGRLDELARHLVTCCLLLDPERVVLVGGVAGSELIHGLLAERLARVLPHPPEIVLSGFADDSALLGAVTMAREALPADPRHRDG; encoded by the coding sequence GTGACGATTCGGTCCACCACCGCCCGTCCGGTCGGGGCCGCGACCGCGCTGCCCGCCCCGACCGGTCGACCCGACGCCGCGAAGCCGCACGGGCCCCGGCTGCTCGGTATCGACTTCGGTGGCACCAAGATGGCGATCGGGGTCGCCGACGCCGAGGGTCGGCTGCTGACCAGCGAGCGGGTCCCGACGTACGCCGAGCGGGGCGCGCCGCAGGCCCTGGAGCGCGCGCTCGACCTGGCCGAGAAGCTGATCGCCGAGGTCGGCGGGCCGGTCGCGGCGGCCGGGGTGGCCTCGCCCGGGGTGGTCCGTCCGGACGGTATCGACCTGGCTCCGAACGTGCCCGGCTGGGAGCGGCTCCGGCTGGCCGACGCGGTCCGCGACCGGCTCGGCGTCGAGACGGTACGGGTCGACAACGACCTCAACGCGGCCGCGCTGGCCGAGTTGCGCCTCGGCGCGCTGCGCGGCGTCGATCCGGGTCTGGTGATCGGGCTCGGCACCGGGGTGGCGGCGGCCGTCACGGTTCGCGGCGCCGTGGTGGTCGGGCACCACGGGGCGGCCGGCGAGATCGGGTACGCGGTGACCGGCGACGGATTTCCCGGCACCATGCTGGAGTCCATATTCTCCGGTCGGGCACTGGACCAACTGGCCCAGCGGTTGGCAATCCCCGACGGCGCGGCCGGTCTGAGCGCCCGTGCGGTCGGCCCCGGCCCGGTCCGCGACGCGCTGCTGGGCCGGCTCGACGAACTGGCCCGGCACCTGGTCACCTGCTGCCTGCTGCTCGATCCCGAGCGGGTGGTACTGGTCGGTGGGGTGGCCGGCAGCGAACTGATCCACGGCCTGCTCGCCGAACGGCTCGCCCGGGTGCTGCCGCACCCGCCGGAGATCGTGCTGTCCGGATTCGCCGACGACTCCGCGCTGTTGGGCGCGGTCACCATGGCCCGGGAGGCGTTGCCCGCCGACCCGCGCCACCGGGACGGCTGA
- a CDS encoding extracellular solute-binding protein, producing the protein MRRRLVLAGTLAAVLAAGTACGGAADDSAASASVDKLVIYTARDKKVTDYVVEQFTGKFPEYKGKVEVLNLGAQEILERVRAEKANPQADVWWGGTQQGLATGASEDLLAAWQPTFAEKMDAQYRDADGRWFGEILLPEVIMYNNKALTAEQAPKDWDDLLAPQWKDKVIIRDVAASGTMRSIYASMIQRLSKDGSDPQPGYDWLRKLDANTGAYAANPADLYLKLSRQQGTLSAWNLQDILLQADQSNMPFGYVIPASGAPILVDGLAAIKGDNTTGAQKFIEYLFDDKLRADLARDYYQIPAVEIADQPEWLAQLDLKPMDVDWNVIAKNETEWINHWNAQIKNKG; encoded by the coding sequence ATGAGACGTCGACTAGTACTTGCCGGAACCCTGGCCGCGGTCCTCGCCGCCGGCACCGCCTGCGGTGGTGCCGCGGACGATTCCGCCGCCAGCGCGAGCGTGGACAAGCTGGTGATCTACACCGCGCGGGACAAGAAGGTCACCGACTACGTCGTGGAACAGTTCACCGGCAAGTTCCCCGAGTACAAGGGGAAGGTCGAGGTCCTCAACCTGGGCGCCCAGGAGATCCTGGAGCGGGTACGTGCCGAGAAGGCGAACCCGCAGGCCGACGTCTGGTGGGGTGGCACCCAGCAGGGGCTCGCCACGGGAGCGTCCGAGGACCTGCTGGCGGCCTGGCAGCCGACCTTCGCCGAGAAGATGGACGCCCAGTACAGGGACGCCGACGGCCGGTGGTTCGGGGAGATCCTGCTGCCCGAGGTGATCATGTACAACAACAAGGCGCTCACCGCCGAACAGGCGCCGAAGGACTGGGACGACCTGCTCGCTCCGCAGTGGAAAGACAAGGTCATCATCCGCGACGTGGCCGCGTCCGGAACCATGCGGTCGATCTACGCCTCGATGATCCAGCGGCTGTCCAAGGACGGCAGCGACCCGCAGCCCGGTTACGACTGGCTGCGCAAGCTCGACGCGAACACCGGTGCGTACGCGGCCAACCCGGCCGACCTCTACCTGAAGCTCTCCCGCCAGCAGGGGACGCTCAGTGCCTGGAACCTCCAGGACATCCTGCTCCAGGCCGACCAGTCGAACATGCCGTTCGGCTACGTCATCCCCGCCTCCGGCGCACCGATCCTGGTCGACGGGCTCGCCGCGATCAAGGGCGACAACACCACCGGCGCGCAGAAGTTCATCGAGTACCTCTTCGACGACAAGCTGCGCGCGGACCTGGCCCGGGACTACTACCAGATCCCGGCCGTGGAGATCGCCGACCAGCCGGAGTGGCTGGCCCAGCTCGATCTGAAGCCGATGGACGTCGACTGGAACGTGATCGCCAAGAACGAGACCGAGTGGATCAACCACTGGAACGCCCAGATCAAGAACAAGGGCTGA
- a CDS encoding ABC transporter permease, producing the protein MTATPTTTTSRPTTVTTPTGRPSRFTDRFRGATNSTWFPYLLVAPLLLILWGYVVQPMLTTFAESASEDGTANYTSFLSGDGVARSSLITSLVISAASVLLCGIVGVAMAFLLKRFSFPGRRLIEAIILVPAALPPLIGAISFQLLFSETGILPRGLQQLFGTESAVLPFSGIAGVLVVHTFTMYPFFYLAASAALAGMDPSVEEAAYNLGAGRVRVWRTVLLPMLTPALVSASLLVFMTSLASYTAPLLFGVEQTMTMQIYINRTNGDLPMASTYASVLGVVSVLFLLGMRWYEGRRSYRSQSKGVAARRREISNPFGRWFALGGSLLATAVLLAPVATIGIVAFSLDGSWTTQVLPTDYTIENFKTIFSDPDAFQPILNSLQMSLLATAGCVVVGVLIAYAVRRLTFVGRGLLDVAVMLAWALPGTVVAINLISAFSTGNAFSFGQVLIGTFWIMPLAYFVRFLPLVFRSSSATLAQIDPSLEEAARNLGASWWRAFGSVTLRLMLPGVIAGALLAFVHGVGEFVASVLIYTSSTAPISVEINNRMYSFEVGTAAAYGMLQVVLIFVVMVVSGRLDSGRRASREAAQWTN; encoded by the coding sequence GTGACCGCCACGCCGACCACGACGACCTCCCGGCCGACCACCGTCACGACACCGACCGGCCGGCCGTCGCGGTTCACCGACCGGTTTCGTGGTGCGACGAACTCGACCTGGTTTCCGTACCTGCTGGTGGCGCCGCTGCTGCTGATCCTGTGGGGCTACGTGGTGCAGCCGATGCTCACCACGTTCGCCGAGAGCGCCAGCGAGGACGGCACCGCCAACTACACCAGCTTCCTGTCCGGGGACGGCGTCGCCCGCTCGTCGCTGATCACCTCACTTGTGATCTCGGCGGCCAGCGTGCTGCTCTGCGGCATCGTCGGCGTCGCGATGGCCTTCCTGCTCAAGCGCTTCTCGTTCCCCGGCCGCCGGTTGATCGAGGCGATCATCCTGGTGCCGGCGGCGCTGCCGCCGCTGATCGGTGCGATCTCGTTCCAACTGCTGTTCAGCGAGACCGGCATCCTGCCGCGCGGGCTGCAACAGCTCTTCGGTACGGAGAGCGCGGTGCTGCCGTTCAGCGGCATCGCCGGCGTGCTGGTGGTGCACACCTTCACCATGTACCCGTTCTTCTACCTGGCCGCATCGGCGGCACTGGCCGGGATGGACCCGTCGGTCGAGGAGGCCGCCTACAACCTCGGTGCCGGTCGGGTCCGGGTCTGGCGAACGGTCCTGCTGCCGATGCTCACCCCGGCACTCGTCTCCGCCTCGCTGCTGGTCTTCATGACCTCGCTGGCGTCGTACACCGCTCCGCTGCTGTTCGGGGTGGAGCAGACGATGACCATGCAGATCTACATCAACCGGACGAACGGCGACCTGCCGATGGCCTCCACCTACGCCTCGGTGCTGGGTGTGGTCTCGGTGCTCTTCCTGCTCGGCATGCGCTGGTACGAGGGGCGACGCAGCTACCGCTCACAGTCCAAGGGGGTGGCCGCGCGCCGACGCGAGATCAGCAACCCGTTCGGGCGGTGGTTCGCGCTCGGCGGCTCGCTGCTGGCCACGGCGGTCCTGCTCGCACCGGTGGCCACCATCGGAATCGTCGCCTTCTCGCTGGACGGTAGCTGGACCACCCAGGTGCTGCCGACCGACTACACCATCGAGAACTTCAAGACCATCTTCTCCGACCCGGACGCCTTCCAGCCGATCCTCAACTCACTCCAGATGAGCCTGCTGGCCACCGCCGGGTGCGTCGTGGTCGGCGTGCTCATCGCGTACGCCGTTCGTCGGCTCACCTTCGTCGGACGCGGCCTGCTCGACGTGGCGGTCATGCTCGCCTGGGCGCTGCCGGGCACGGTCGTCGCGATCAACCTGATCTCGGCGTTCAGCACCGGCAACGCATTCAGCTTCGGGCAGGTGCTGATCGGCACCTTCTGGATCATGCCACTGGCCTACTTCGTCCGGTTCCTGCCGCTGGTCTTCCGGTCCAGTTCCGCGACCCTGGCCCAGATCGACCCCTCGCTGGAGGAGGCGGCCCGCAACCTCGGCGCCTCCTGGTGGCGGGCGTTCGGCTCGGTCACCCTGCGGCTGATGCTGCCGGGCGTGATCGCCGGCGCGCTGCTCGCGTTCGTGCACGGTGTCGGCGAGTTCGTCGCCTCGGTGCTGATCTACACCTCCAGCACCGCCCCGATCTCGGTCGAGATCAACAACCGGATGTACTCGTTCGAGGTCGGCACCGCCGCCGCGTACGGCATGCTCCAGGTGGTGCTGATCTTCGTCGTGATGGTGGTCTCGGGCCGGCTGGACAGCGGGCGCCGAGCTTCCCGAGAGGCAGCACAGTGGACGAACTGA
- a CDS encoding amidohydrolase family protein: MTVDREFDIVDFHLHFQIGADQTIRDAECTAGMHPGGDHERAVRSAGSAPYAEQWRRTWSFPDPEPPSADRAGEADRWAAELRAHRIRRAVFVTGGGNDAVADVVDRHPDLLLGFAHHDPFAPGAAAELERAVVERGLRGLKLFAPLLRGPVDDESLDPLWATAQRLGVPVLVHVGHYGSAGGLSASPHDSPNHLARVARRYPELSIVVPHFGVQHVQELLFAAWACPNIHVDTSGSNQWVRWMPYRLTLDDLFRRCYETIGPSRIVFGSDSSWFPRGYVTRYLDDQLRICREMAMPDDHLRAIFAGNAERLLGLTR; encoded by the coding sequence GTGACCGTGGACCGAGAGTTCGACATCGTCGACTTCCACCTGCACTTCCAGATCGGCGCCGACCAGACCATCCGGGACGCCGAATGCACGGCCGGCATGCACCCCGGCGGCGACCACGAGCGGGCGGTACGCTCCGCCGGCTCGGCCCCGTACGCCGAGCAGTGGCGGCGGACCTGGAGCTTCCCGGACCCGGAACCGCCCTCGGCGGACCGGGCTGGCGAAGCCGACCGGTGGGCCGCGGAGCTTCGGGCACACCGGATCCGCCGCGCTGTCTTCGTCACCGGCGGCGGCAACGACGCCGTCGCCGACGTGGTCGACCGGCACCCGGACCTGCTGCTCGGCTTCGCCCACCACGACCCGTTCGCCCCCGGCGCCGCCGCCGAACTGGAACGCGCGGTGGTGGAACGCGGTTTGCGGGGGCTGAAGCTGTTCGCCCCGCTGCTGCGCGGGCCGGTCGACGACGAGTCGCTGGACCCGCTCTGGGCGACCGCCCAGCGGCTCGGCGTCCCGGTGCTGGTGCACGTCGGGCACTACGGCAGCGCGGGTGGCCTCTCGGCCAGCCCACACGACAGCCCCAACCACCTCGCCCGGGTCGCCCGCCGCTATCCGGAGCTGTCGATAGTGGTGCCGCACTTCGGTGTCCAGCACGTGCAGGAGCTGCTTTTCGCCGCCTGGGCCTGCCCGAACATCCACGTCGACACCTCCGGCTCCAACCAGTGGGTGCGCTGGATGCCGTACCGGCTCACCCTGGACGACCTGTTCCGTCGCTGCTACGAGACGATCGGGCCGAGCCGGATCGTCTTCGGCAGCGACTCGTCGTGGTTCCCGCGCGGATACGTCACCCGGTACCTCGACGACCAGCTCCGGATCTGCCGGGAGATGGCCATGCCCGACGACCACCTGCGCGCCATCTTCGCCGGAAACGCCGAACGGCTGCTCGGCCTCACAAGGTAA
- a CDS encoding ROK family protein: protein MTPPVSPISRERSKEIKRSSVISTARQVRVLSRAELTELTGLSPATLTPLVRELIAEGYLIERGPGTSRAGRPRAMLEFNPRAELVAAVALEPARISCEIADSDGEVIAHRVVRFSGDIVDTVCRSVPELAGDGLPALRGIAIAAPGVSSGGAVRLAPSVGLVEGRPVGESVQQRLGVPVVVDNDVNLMAAGEHAVGAGADVADLLLLHVADGIGAGLVLDGHVRRGAGGAAGEVGFLPLDPAPQGHDGVGPFEERWSANAIAERVVALRPGRRPVRPVQTLVELSRTDDAAARYLDEVLRAWARLIVACVCVVDPGRVLLSGAAAQLDDPALERIQALVAEAAPATTEVRRALLGDRAVLHGAISYALSAAATGLPTLLPSP from the coding sequence GTGACACCACCAGTGAGCCCGATCAGCCGGGAGCGGTCCAAGGAGATCAAGCGGAGTTCCGTGATCTCGACCGCCCGGCAGGTACGGGTGCTGTCCCGTGCCGAGCTCACCGAGCTCACCGGGCTCAGTCCCGCCACCCTCACGCCCCTGGTCCGTGAGCTGATCGCCGAGGGTTACCTGATCGAGCGCGGCCCCGGCACCTCCCGTGCCGGGCGTCCCCGCGCGATGCTGGAGTTCAACCCGCGCGCCGAACTGGTAGCGGCGGTCGCACTGGAACCCGCCCGGATCAGCTGCGAGATCGCCGACAGCGACGGCGAGGTGATAGCGCACCGCGTGGTCCGGTTCAGCGGCGACATCGTCGACACCGTCTGCCGGTCGGTACCGGAACTGGCCGGTGACGGACTGCCCGCACTGCGCGGGATCGCCATCGCCGCACCCGGTGTCTCCTCCGGTGGGGCGGTCCGGCTGGCGCCCTCGGTCGGCCTCGTCGAGGGCCGCCCGGTGGGTGAGTCGGTGCAGCAGCGGCTGGGCGTACCGGTAGTGGTGGACAACGACGTCAACCTGATGGCCGCCGGTGAGCACGCCGTCGGTGCCGGTGCCGACGTCGCCGACCTGCTGCTGCTGCACGTGGCGGACGGTATCGGTGCCGGACTGGTCCTGGACGGCCACGTCCGCCGGGGTGCCGGCGGGGCGGCCGGCGAGGTCGGCTTCCTGCCGCTCGATCCGGCTCCGCAGGGACACGACGGCGTCGGGCCGTTCGAGGAACGCTGGTCGGCGAACGCGATCGCCGAGCGGGTCGTCGCCCTGCGGCCGGGTCGTCGTCCGGTCCGTCCCGTGCAGACCCTGGTCGAACTGTCGCGCACCGACGACGCGGCGGCCCGCTACCTCGACGAGGTGCTGCGCGCGTGGGCCCGGCTGATCGTCGCCTGCGTCTGCGTGGTGGATCCCGGCCGGGTCCTGCTCAGCGGTGCCGCCGCCCAACTCGACGACCCGGCGCTCGAACGAATCCAGGCCCTGGTCGCGGAGGCCGCGCCGGCCACCACCGAGGTGCGCCGAGCCCTCCTCGGCGACCGCGCCGTCCTGCACGGCGCGATCAGCTACGCCCTCTCGGCCGCCGCCACCGGCCTGCCGACCCTGCTTCCCTCGCCCTGA
- a CDS encoding creatininase family protein has translation MDELSAHWPTGGGLAPIVRVPGGELAEVAGAADFAVLPVGAVEWHGPHLPLGTDLILAEGFAAHSAVAAGHRGVLFPAVPYAACPGQTRPWPGTVAIRPEIAVGYLADVIEGIVAAGFPRLLIVNGHDANMSTVRAAMEWVSGRRRASLLLVNWFQLVTPAETTEIYGPLPSRGHGGAYETSGVLGFDPDAVRLDAVTDLPPKPKLPVDHPYVLVESRPEPWQGWSGHISLANVAAGTRVRELAGGRLRDIVDAWIAAPLPAPPTDDPPGKES, from the coding sequence GTGGACGAACTGAGCGCACACTGGCCGACCGGCGGCGGCCTCGCCCCGATCGTCCGGGTACCCGGCGGTGAACTGGCCGAGGTGGCCGGGGCGGCGGACTTCGCCGTCCTGCCGGTCGGGGCGGTTGAGTGGCACGGCCCGCACCTGCCGTTGGGCACCGACCTGATCCTCGCCGAGGGCTTCGCGGCGCACAGTGCGGTCGCCGCCGGCCACCGTGGGGTGCTCTTCCCCGCCGTGCCGTACGCGGCCTGCCCGGGGCAGACCCGACCGTGGCCGGGCACGGTGGCGATCCGCCCCGAGATCGCGGTCGGCTACCTCGCCGACGTGATCGAGGGGATCGTCGCGGCCGGATTCCCCCGGCTGCTCATCGTCAACGGACACGACGCGAACATGTCCACCGTCCGGGCGGCGATGGAGTGGGTCTCCGGTCGGCGCCGGGCCAGCCTCCTGCTGGTCAACTGGTTCCAGTTGGTGACCCCGGCGGAGACGACCGAGATCTACGGTCCGCTGCCGTCGCGCGGCCACGGCGGCGCGTACGAGACCTCCGGTGTGCTCGGCTTCGACCCCGACGCGGTACGCCTCGACGCGGTCACCGACCTTCCACCGAAGCCCAAGCTCCCGGTCGACCACCCGTACGTGCTGGTCGAGTCCCGGCCCGAGCCGTGGCAGGGCTGGTCCGGGCACATCTCGCTGGCGAACGTGGCCGCCGGAACACGGGTCCGCGAACTGGCCGGCGGGCGCCTTCGCGACATCGTCGACGCCTGGATCGCCGCCCCGCTCCCCGCCCCGCCAACCGACGACCCGCCGGGGAAGGAGTCGTGA
- a CDS encoding argininosuccinate lyase, which produces MDTPSLTTYQQYHLRPTYQHHVGYLFAPMVRASQAHVVMLTEQGLIPAERGARLLRGLRELSTDTGPATAYDGSFEDVYFMMEKRLAQACRIPTSQLDVQLARSRNDLDAGVFRMVLRDQLVGVLGRVLAAATTALERADRYADVVITGYTHRRPAQPTTIGHALAGYAEALAGEAVLYADVIDQLNISPLGSCAFAGTDLDISPARVAELLGFDGLVTNSYEAVAGADHLVRVATLNAQSLATGARLARTLMDWLTWRWVATPGDFTQGSSIMPQKRNPVVLEHLVSMAGAEAADAASVLNNVGAAWWEDSNNATTDVQVRLWDSCDRADRFFALLGGFLAELEPLEPPTREEIVASGATTTAAADALTRHGVPFRAAHSVVGRLVRDSAPDGWTAESVRAAADAVGIGEPLTDVAVAHLIAAAVRPELVLDRAQADGPGTAAVRAQVTVVRSTVDKVAGRLAGVTDRLARADRALDEVATEMAAR; this is translated from the coding sequence ATGGACACGCCGTCGCTGACCACCTACCAGCAGTACCACCTGCGTCCGACCTACCAGCACCACGTGGGGTACCTCTTCGCGCCGATGGTCCGGGCCAGTCAGGCCCACGTGGTGATGCTGACCGAGCAGGGACTCATCCCCGCCGAGCGGGGCGCCCGGCTGCTGCGCGGGCTGCGCGAGCTGTCCACCGACACCGGCCCGGCGACCGCGTACGACGGCAGCTTCGAGGACGTCTACTTCATGATGGAGAAGCGGCTGGCGCAAGCCTGCCGGATCCCGACCTCACAGCTCGACGTGCAGCTGGCCCGCAGCCGCAACGACCTGGACGCCGGGGTGTTCCGGATGGTGCTGCGCGACCAGTTGGTCGGCGTACTGGGTCGGGTGCTGGCGGCGGCCACGACCGCGCTGGAGCGGGCCGACCGGTACGCGGACGTGGTGATCACCGGCTACACCCACCGCCGACCCGCCCAGCCGACCACCATCGGACACGCCCTCGCCGGCTACGCCGAGGCGCTCGCCGGTGAGGCGGTGCTCTACGCCGACGTGATCGACCAGCTCAACATCTCACCGCTGGGCTCGTGTGCCTTCGCCGGCACCGACCTGGACATCTCCCCAGCCCGGGTGGCCGAACTACTCGGCTTCGACGGCCTCGTGACCAACTCCTACGAGGCGGTTGCCGGCGCCGACCACCTGGTACGGGTGGCCACCCTCAACGCGCAGTCGCTGGCCACCGGCGCCCGGTTGGCGCGAACCCTGATGGACTGGCTGACCTGGCGCTGGGTGGCCACCCCCGGCGACTTCACCCAGGGCAGCAGCATCATGCCGCAGAAGCGGAACCCGGTCGTGCTGGAACACCTCGTCTCGATGGCCGGGGCCGAGGCCGCGGACGCCGCGTCGGTGCTCAACAACGTCGGCGCCGCCTGGTGGGAGGACTCCAACAACGCCACCACCGACGTGCAGGTCCGACTCTGGGACAGCTGCGACCGCGCGGACCGCTTCTTCGCCCTGCTCGGCGGCTTCCTCGCCGAACTGGAACCGCTGGAACCGCCGACCCGCGAGGAGATCGTCGCCTCCGGCGCCACGACCACCGCGGCGGCGGACGCGCTCACCCGACACGGCGTACCGTTCCGGGCCGCGCACTCGGTGGTCGGCCGGCTGGTGCGCGACAGTGCCCCGGACGGCTGGACCGCCGAGTCGGTCCGGGCGGCGGCCGACGCGGTCGGGATCGGCGAACCGCTGACCGACGTGGCCGTCGCGCACCTGATCGCCGCGGCGGTCCGGCCGGAACTGGTTCTCGACCGGGCCCAGGCCGACGGTCCCGGCACCGCGGCCGTTCGCGCCCAGGTCACGGTCGTGCGAAGCACTGTCGACAAGGTGGCCGGTAGGCTGGCCGGGGTAACGGACCGGCTGGCCCGCGCCGATCGGGCGCTCGACGAGGTGGCGACCGAGATGGCGGCCCGATGA
- a CDS encoding ABC transporter ATP-binding protein codes for MIDVTLESVSKRFARAGDTAAVDDVDIHIAAGEFFTLLGPSGCGKTTTLRMVAGFYFPTSGRIRFGAEDVTRMPPNKRDAGMVFQNYALFPHLSVAQNVAYGLKIRKVGRVESRRRVEEALGQVHLAGYGGRRIDQLSGGQQQRVALARALVIRPRTLLLDEPLSNLDAKLREETRTEIRRIQRDAGTTSLYVTHDQAEAMAMSDRIAVMESGRVQQVGSPREIYHRPATSFVARFIGRSNVLSLPVVDATADSVTVRLPGDGEIRVPAPAEHGLAATDTALVSIRPEHIGLGAVTDPDALSGRVTELEFTGMATTLTVDVAGESVQVAAVEVPAGLSVGDQVGLRLTAARTWVVRP; via the coding sequence ATGATCGATGTCACGCTGGAGTCGGTGAGCAAGCGTTTCGCGCGTGCCGGCGACACCGCCGCGGTTGACGACGTCGACATCCACATCGCCGCCGGTGAGTTCTTCACCCTGCTCGGCCCGAGTGGCTGCGGCAAGACCACCACGCTGCGGATGGTGGCCGGGTTCTACTTCCCCACGTCCGGCCGGATCCGGTTCGGCGCCGAGGACGTGACCCGGATGCCGCCGAACAAGCGAGACGCCGGCATGGTCTTCCAGAACTACGCCCTCTTCCCGCACCTGAGTGTCGCGCAGAACGTCGCGTACGGGTTGAAGATCCGTAAGGTCGGACGGGTCGAGTCCCGGCGGCGGGTGGAGGAAGCCCTCGGCCAGGTGCACCTGGCCGGGTACGGCGGACGCCGGATCGACCAGCTCTCCGGCGGCCAGCAGCAGCGGGTCGCCCTGGCCCGAGCCCTGGTCATCCGGCCGCGCACGCTGCTGCTGGACGAGCCGCTGTCCAATCTCGACGCCAAGCTGCGCGAGGAGACCCGGACCGAGATCCGCCGGATCCAGCGGGACGCCGGGACCACCTCGCTCTACGTGACGCACGACCAGGCCGAGGCGATGGCGATGTCCGACCGGATCGCCGTGATGGAGTCGGGGCGGGTACAGCAGGTCGGCTCACCCCGGGAGATCTACCACCGGCCGGCGACCTCGTTCGTCGCCCGGTTCATCGGCCGCAGCAACGTACTGTCGCTCCCGGTGGTCGACGCGACGGCGGACTCGGTGACCGTGCGGCTGCCCGGCGACGGCGAGATCAGGGTCCCGGCACCGGCCGAACACGGCCTCGCCGCCACGGACACCGCGCTGGTCTCGATCCGTCCCGAGCACATCGGGCTCGGTGCGGTCACCGACCCGGACGCGCTGAGCGGCCGGGTGACCGAGTTGGAGTTCACCGGCATGGCGACCACGCTGACCGTCGACGTGGCGGGAGAGTCGGTGCAGGTCGCCGCGGTGGAGGTGCCGGCCGGGCTGAGCGTGGGTGACCAGGTCGGGCTGCGGCTGACGGCGGCGCGCACGTGGGTGGTACGACCGTGA